The nucleotide window GGCAGGATTTTATGTCGAATTTGTTGTGTTAacgatttatatatatacaattaaatatatatcaaGATCTTATCTAACGTCGTCAATTGTCTCATTCAGAAATTATTCATTTGCAGTTTCTTAAGAGCGATCTGTGGGGGAAGTAAAGACCTGgctattaatttattttatcattagCTTTGCCTTTTCATgcaatatgataaaaaaaagaccattgcagtaaatTGTCATTTAGAAATTACATGGACTATGTGAAATCTTAACATTGATGTGCATTGGCATATACCTCATGCATGCAATACATATCTAATGCAATCGCTATTTCTCACCAACCTTGCAACCAATCAATGGTCATCGTGTGACACGGGCCGTTGCAGCGACTGGCTGCGGCATATCTCCACCCACTTTACAGGGTTATATTTGCCGGCGAACTCTGCAAAGTGCAGTCCCTAGGGCGTCTATCTATAACATCAGCACTTCACCGTTATCTGAAGCGGACTTATCATATTGCCAAAATGGTTGATGCATTCTGTGCCACATGGAAATTGGTCGATAGTCAGAATTTTGACGAATACATGAAGGAACTTGGTAAGTTGCTCTTATTCTAATATTCAGGTTATTTTTGTATAATAAAGCAAAGAACATTAGTTATATATTTAactttgtttctgttttgtttttgtaactTAAAAAAAAGGATTCGGGACTACTATCAATCTGGATTCTGTCTCCAATGTTGCAAAGTCTCAATCCCAATAGGAGCTGCTATATTTATATCAGCCCTAATTATTTCTTTCTTGACTAGGTGTTGGTTTCGCTACAAGGCAAGTTGGCAATGTGACCAAGCCCACCATTGTAATCAGTCACGAAGATGACAAAGTCGTGGTCAAGACCCAGAGCACCTTCAAGAACACCGAGGTCTCCGGCAAGTTGGGCGAGGAGTTTGACGAGACGACAGCTGACGACCGCAACGTTAAAGTAAGTTCAGTATGAGTTAGTTAGGGCGTTGTTTAGTAAGTTGGTAGCCttcttgatttatttttactcAAATCAAAGTCAAATGTACGTCAATTAAATAAACGAATACAAAGAACTACTACGCCCAGTCATCGATTGAGTAGAAACAGTCATtgttcttattatttattttttaatgcgtGGCTCTGCTTTCAGTCTACCTTTACAATGGAGGGAGACAACCTCGTGCAAGTGCAGAAGTGGGATGGGAAGGAGACTAAGTTCGTCCGAGAACTCAAGGACGGGAAGATGGTGATGGTGAGTGAATTGCTGATGAGGCTACAGTCTTGTGTCCCGTTACAAAGGCCGACCCCTGCTGGGACAGTGGGTCATTGAGGACATTAGGCCATTGAGGCCACTGCATCAAGCCAATGCATCAATAAAATCATTGAGCATATAAAGggatatttgttatttatttatttatctacgTACAGATagcaaataatgtattttctcATTGAACTAGTTCTCAACATTCACATTTGACAACATTGCTTTTCTCTCTCAGACCCTGACTTTCGGGGGAATCCAGGCTACCCGCACATATGAGAAGGCATAAGATAGACTACCTCACAACCAGGGATGTCGCCCGAGCATGGGAAACCATCAACCAATTTGTTTTTGACTGTATGCAAAAATGTGCACCTGATTGTTTTTTTAACATGAAACAAATGTATTGGAAACTCATCTTTTTTGCTAGCAATCCATTAACATGTAATACTGTAATGTTTGTAAAGCTCTTTCAACCATGGTTATCAATAAATTACTTGTATTACTAAACACGTTTTTTTATCATTCTCAATGTTTGGTCAAAAGCTTCTTCTTTGAAAGAGCTGTCCTTTCCACCCGCCCACCCAAACCAcgccacccccgcccccccctccgcccctcttTTCATAAGAGTTTCTATGCCTTTCCACATTTGTAACCAACTTAAAGAAAGAACAAAGGGGCCCTCTGGGATTGGTTGGCCCTGGTGACAGCTGGGCTGACGGGCCTGGGCCCAGCCAGTCTTGGAGCAGCGAAGTGTATTGAACCCAGTAGCCGGGACCTTGGCCTGGAGTAACCTTCTAGAGAGCCATGGGTGGTTGTTTTACAcaaagaggggggggtggggggggaagagggtcGAAAGCAGGGTCGATGATGTAAGCATCCTTGGGATAATCAGATTTGAATTGTGATGTCATTACTTCGAAGCAGCGTTCAATAGCTTGGACAAACGGTTCAAATTTGACAGGTGGCATGACACAGCAGATGTCAGGACGCTAAGCAGTAACGCAAGTTATGAAGATCGATAGGCAGCACAATGGTTCAGCAATAGCATTAAGCAGGAATGGGGTGTGAGTGGTTTACTGTGGTTTACTGTTAACCATATGCTGACGCTTCTTCAAATAATCTCTCTATAGGCCTGCTTATTGCTGAGTCCTGATACAAAGTGTAGCTATCCTGTGACATTGGACTATTGAGGTGCATAGAGCCAATGCATCAATCCAATTAAAGCACATATATAAAAGGAaatcttttatttattgatttagttTTGTTCTTCAAATTAACATCATACACCATTGGACCAACAGTGTGTATATATTGTGGCTGGCATAGTTATTTCTGCTGCTCATTCTACTACTCATTTATAACAAGTTGTAAAATGTGgccattttacatttattttattttccccaTAACTTACTGTCCTGTACTTACAGTATCTGGGATTAATAGAGAACATCTTATACTTTCTTTTGTGATTCACATGCTGTTTCATGAAGAGCGTTCAACCTAAACCGTTTTATGTAGTCT belongs to Gadus chalcogrammus isolate NIFS_2021 chromosome 5, NIFS_Gcha_1.0, whole genome shotgun sequence and includes:
- the fabp7a gene encoding fatty acid binding protein 7, brain, a; the encoded protein is MVDAFCATWKLVDSQNFDEYMKELGVGFATRQVGNVTKPTIVISHEDDKVVVKTQSTFKNTEVSGKLGEEFDETTADDRNVKSTFTMEGDNLVQVQKWDGKETKFVRELKDGKMVMTLTFGGIQATRTYEKA